Proteins encoded in a region of the Vitis riparia cultivar Riparia Gloire de Montpellier isolate 1030 chromosome 7, EGFV_Vit.rip_1.0, whole genome shotgun sequence genome:
- the LOC117917528 gene encoding 50S ribosomal protein L11-like has translation MAFCKDFNARTQKYKPDTPMAVTITAYKDNTFDFTVKSPSVTWYLKKAAGIELGSGRPGHVVASSVTVKHIYEIAKD, from the exons ATGGCGTTCTGCAAGGACTTCAACGCTCGAACGCAAAAGTACAAGCCAGATACGCCCATGGCCGTGACCATCACCGCCTACAAGGATAACACCTTCGATTTTACCGTGAAGTCTCCGTCGGTCACCTGGTACCTCAAGAAGGCTGCCGGAATCGAGTTAGGCAGTGGCCGCCCTGGTCACGTCGTCGCCTCCAGCGTGACCGTAAAGCACATCTATGAGATTGCGAAG GACTGA